A region from the Gemmatimonadaceae bacterium genome encodes:
- the msrA gene encoding peptide-methionine (S)-S-oxide reductase MsrA, with amino-acid sequence MSEHTREVATLGGGCFWCLDAIFRELRGVERVESGYAGGDYLNPTYRDVCSGLTGHAEVVQVTFDPEEISYRDLLRVFFTIHDPTTLNRQGGDVGTQYRSVILYHSRQQKETAESTIAELTREHVWADPIVTQVVPASAFYSAEKYHQDYYANNANQPYCQIVIAPKVAKARKAYLERLKKRA; translated from the coding sequence ATGAGCGAACACACACGAGAAGTCGCGACGCTCGGCGGGGGCTGCTTCTGGTGCCTCGACGCCATCTTCCGCGAGCTGCGCGGCGTCGAGCGCGTCGAGTCGGGTTACGCGGGCGGCGACTATCTCAACCCGACGTACCGCGACGTGTGCTCCGGTCTCACCGGCCACGCCGAAGTCGTGCAGGTGACGTTCGACCCGGAGGAGATTTCGTACCGCGACCTGCTCCGCGTGTTCTTCACCATCCACGACCCGACCACGCTCAACCGGCAGGGCGGGGACGTGGGCACGCAGTATCGGTCGGTCATCCTCTACCATTCGCGCCAGCAAAAAGAGACGGCCGAGTCGACGATCGCCGAGCTCACGCGCGAGCATGTGTGGGCGGATCCGATCGTCACTCAGGTGGTGCCGGCGTCAGCGTTCTACTCGGCCGAGAAATACCATCAGGATTACTACGCGAACAACGCCAACCAACCGTACTGTCAGATCGTGATCGCGCCGAAGGTGGCAAAGGCACGGAAAGCGTACCTCGAGCGGCTCAAGAAACGCGCGTAG
- a CDS encoding stage II sporulation protein M, whose protein sequence is MAERLAETVDIETPELVVVSYTLAGVGSRIAAGLIDLFVCAALLFAVILLAVFVGSPVSPEELARGSTSTAWASAVVVFMQFAILWGYYLLCEGLFDGRTVGKRLLGLRAVRDGGYSVGFAASAVRNLMRIVDLQPLFTYLVGIAGIAISKSGKRLGDVVAGTIVVREAMVNQPIARVEPARDTELAVAPATALLDDAEYQLLDRWAARRGDLDPDRRAALTRQVGARLKNVVGEVDDRELSGTLSRLLASERRARERGVAARGATGASRERYAIVTTRSPRWIAFAAQLTAAQRRGLKSFTEAQVKEFVEEYRALSTDLARLRTATRGSASDELFYLGRLVTGAHNLLYRDRRNTFGEIMRFIAIDVPTEVRRSVVPIALGAAFLFGPAAIAWTAVMRNPDIAPTFIPTSMLDRAEEGVERAKHQAGYIPDPEVFRPLMASKIIANNVQVTFAVFAFGITAGIGSLLMLVLNGVSLGGVMGLYQSKGILTLIVAFVAPHGVLELSAICIAAGGGFLIAAAMLIPGDRTRRRALVENGRRAMKLISASTLFLIVAGSLEGMVSPIPNWPLWAKLAVSAATLVLMIAYLTGGASRRRPLAAVETTPALVPDEKPLLSLASR, encoded by the coding sequence ATGGCTGAGCGACTCGCCGAAACGGTAGACATCGAGACCCCGGAGCTCGTCGTCGTCAGCTATACGCTGGCAGGCGTCGGTTCGCGCATCGCGGCGGGGTTGATCGATTTATTCGTCTGTGCCGCGCTCCTGTTCGCTGTCATCCTGCTCGCGGTTTTCGTGGGGTCGCCGGTCAGCCCCGAGGAGCTCGCCCGCGGCAGCACGTCGACGGCGTGGGCCTCGGCAGTCGTTGTGTTCATGCAGTTCGCCATCCTCTGGGGCTACTACCTGCTGTGCGAGGGCCTGTTCGACGGACGCACGGTCGGCAAGCGGCTGCTCGGACTGCGCGCCGTTCGCGACGGCGGCTACTCCGTGGGATTTGCCGCGTCGGCGGTGCGCAATCTCATGCGCATCGTTGACCTGCAGCCGCTCTTCACATACCTCGTTGGGATCGCCGGCATCGCGATCTCGAAGTCGGGCAAGCGACTCGGCGACGTCGTCGCGGGAACGATCGTCGTGCGCGAAGCCATGGTGAACCAGCCCATCGCACGCGTCGAGCCGGCGCGAGACACCGAGCTCGCCGTCGCACCCGCCACCGCGCTGCTCGACGACGCCGAGTACCAGCTGCTCGATCGCTGGGCAGCGCGCCGCGGTGACCTGGATCCCGACCGACGCGCGGCGCTGACTCGCCAAGTCGGCGCGCGATTGAAAAACGTCGTCGGCGAAGTGGACGATCGGGAGCTGAGCGGCACGTTGTCGCGACTGCTGGCGAGCGAACGCCGCGCACGCGAGCGCGGGGTCGCGGCGCGTGGCGCGACGGGCGCCAGCCGAGAGCGCTACGCGATCGTCACCACACGGTCGCCGCGCTGGATCGCGTTCGCCGCACAGTTGACGGCGGCGCAACGGCGAGGCCTCAAATCGTTCACCGAGGCGCAGGTGAAGGAGTTCGTCGAGGAGTATCGCGCGTTGTCGACCGACCTCGCACGTTTGCGAACGGCGACGCGCGGGTCGGCGAGCGACGAGCTTTTCTACCTCGGCCGGCTCGTGACCGGCGCGCACAATCTGCTGTATCGCGATCGGCGCAACACGTTCGGTGAGATCATGCGCTTCATCGCGATCGACGTTCCGACCGAAGTGCGGCGCTCCGTGGTCCCGATCGCGCTCGGCGCGGCGTTCCTCTTCGGTCCCGCGGCGATCGCGTGGACGGCCGTCATGCGCAATCCCGACATCGCGCCGACGTTCATCCCGACGTCGATGCTCGACCGCGCCGAGGAAGGCGTCGAGCGCGCGAAGCACCAGGCGGGCTACATCCCCGACCCCGAAGTCTTTCGCCCGCTGATGGCGAGCAAAATCATCGCCAACAACGTGCAGGTGACGTTCGCCGTCTTCGCGTTCGGCATCACCGCGGGCATCGGTAGCTTGCTGATGCTGGTCCTGAACGGCGTCTCGCTCGGCGGCGTGATGGGGCTCTATCAGTCGAAGGGGATTCTCACGTTGATCGTCGCCTTCGTCGCGCCGCACGGCGTGCTCGAGCTCTCCGCGATCTGCATCGCCGCCGGCGGCGGCTTTCTCATCGCCGCCGCCATGCTCATCCCCGGCGACCGCACGCGGCGCCGCGCACTCGTCGAGAACGGCCGCCGCGCCATGAAGCTCATCTCTGCGTCGACTCTCTTCCTGATCGTCGCCGGTTCGCTCGAGGGCATGGTGTCACCGATTCCAAACTGGCCGCTCTGGGCCAAGCTCGCGGTGTCCGCCGCTACACTGGTGCTGATGATCGCGTACCTCACCGGCGGAGCTTCACGGCGGCGCCCGCTCGCGGCGGTCGAGACAACCCCTGCGTTGGTGCCCGACGAAAAGCCGCTGTTGTCGCTCGCGAGTCGTTGA
- a CDS encoding DUF4129 domain-containing protein, whose translation MILLPPQAVAGPWTAKQIHDTVAAIVRQRAYSVPVRQSILGRILLAVFRWIRDLLEQIKAWPDARYLLIAAVVVVVLAVAGRIVIAQQIEARRRVGVGLRAIGGERRDYWAMAAEMDAAGDFVGACHAVYIGVLDALTRMGAVRYHASKTSGDYARDLRQRQSPVAGDFWSFARQFDRSVFGWTAPTHEDYVRLARAAEGIVPRRAAA comes from the coding sequence ATGATCCTCCTTCCGCCTCAGGCGGTCGCCGGTCCGTGGACGGCGAAACAGATCCACGATACGGTGGCTGCCATCGTGCGGCAGCGCGCGTACAGCGTCCCGGTCCGCCAGTCCATTCTTGGCCGCATTCTGCTGGCGGTGTTTCGCTGGATCCGCGACCTGCTCGAGCAAATCAAGGCATGGCCCGACGCGCGGTATCTGCTCATCGCCGCGGTGGTGGTCGTCGTCCTCGCGGTCGCCGGCCGAATCGTGATCGCCCAACAAATCGAGGCTCGCCGGCGCGTCGGCGTGGGATTGCGCGCGATCGGGGGTGAACGGCGCGACTATTGGGCGATGGCCGCCGAGATGGACGCGGCGGGCGACTTCGTGGGCGCGTGTCACGCGGTGTACATCGGTGTGCTCGACGCGTTGACGCGGATGGGCGCCGTGCGGTATCACGCGTCCAAGACGAGCGGCGACTACGCGCGCGACTTGAGACAGCGGCAGTCGCCCGTGGCCGGAGATTTCTGGTCGTTCGCGCGACAGTTCGACCGCAGCGTGTTCGGATGGACGGCGCCGACGCACGAGGACTACGTGCGATTGGCTCGCGCCGCCGAAGGCATCGTGCCCCGTCGCGCCGCCGCGTGA
- a CDS encoding MoxR family ATPase yields the protein MTLTVQEGAELAKRVCDAVSTRIVGQDAAIEDVLATFLARGHALIEGVPGTAKTLLVRAIANALAVRFTRIQFTPDLMPADVTGVSLYRDPVRGFEFQPGPVFTDLLLADEINRAPAKTQAALLEAMAERQVTADGTSRPLDQLFTVLATQNPVEHEGTFPLPEAQLDRFLMKVVVGYPSAEAEAKMLEIHESGFDPEKGGAMAIVEPVLSAEQARQCRQLVDQVRVAPEVREYIASITRATRDDPSFVLGASPRASVALMRASRAGAVMDGRDFATPDDVKARALSVLRHRVILAPELGVEGRTTDEVLSTLLTRVVAPT from the coding sequence ATGACACTCACCGTTCAGGAAGGGGCGGAGCTGGCGAAACGCGTGTGCGACGCCGTCTCGACGCGCATCGTAGGACAGGACGCCGCGATCGAGGACGTGCTGGCGACGTTCCTCGCTCGCGGCCACGCGCTGATCGAAGGCGTGCCGGGGACAGCGAAGACCCTACTCGTACGCGCGATCGCCAACGCGCTCGCCGTGCGGTTCACTCGCATCCAGTTCACTCCGGATCTCATGCCGGCCGACGTCACCGGCGTGTCGCTCTATCGCGACCCGGTGCGCGGCTTCGAGTTTCAGCCCGGCCCCGTATTCACCGATCTGCTGCTCGCCGACGAGATCAACCGCGCGCCGGCGAAAACGCAGGCGGCGCTGCTCGAGGCGATGGCCGAGCGCCAGGTGACGGCCGACGGCACGAGCCGCCCCTTGGATCAGCTCTTCACCGTGCTGGCGACGCAGAATCCCGTGGAGCACGAGGGCACGTTCCCGCTTCCCGAGGCGCAGCTCGACCGCTTCCTCATGAAGGTCGTCGTCGGGTATCCGTCGGCCGAGGCCGAAGCGAAGATGCTCGAGATCCACGAATCGGGATTCGATCCGGAGAAGGGCGGGGCGATGGCGATCGTCGAGCCGGTGCTCTCCGCCGAGCAGGCGCGCCAGTGTAGGCAACTGGTCGACCAGGTTCGCGTGGCTCCCGAAGTGCGCGAGTACATCGCGTCGATCACCCGAGCCACGCGCGACGACCCGAGTTTCGTGCTCGGCGCGTCGCCGCGGGCGAGCGTGGCGCTGATGCGGGCGTCGCGCGCCGGCGCGGTGATGGACGGCCGCGATTTCGCCACGCCGGACGACGTGAAGGCCCGCGCGTTGTCCGTGCTCCGGCATCGTGTGATCCTCGCACCGGAGCTCGGCGTCGAAGGAAGGACGACCGACGAAGTCCTTTCCACGCTGCTGACTCGCGTCGTCGCGCCGACCTGA
- a CDS encoding RNA polymerase sigma factor RpoD/SigA yields the protein MYPTTNDRDLLDLYIEELRGEPVLKANEQKELARQMRRATSDAERDAARSELIRANLRFAFSVAKQYQNRGVPLADLVSEANAGLVRAADKYDPDVGVNFISYAVWWIRQALHSAVQRQSRTVQVPLNRAADLSRVSRAQELLRQRLSREPYEEEIASVADLSLDVTRGLVALLQPTRSLDEPAISGEPGRTLGETLVLDRGEDEDVLPGGIESDSRREAIGRALDVLPPRDRRVLILYFGLEGNRPMTLQEIARELGVTRERVRQLRDRALKRLRESDTAGVLRDGMAA from the coding sequence ATGTACCCGACCACGAACGACCGCGACCTCCTGGACCTCTATATAGAAGAGCTGCGGGGTGAGCCGGTGCTCAAGGCAAACGAGCAGAAAGAGCTCGCTCGCCAGATGCGCCGCGCCACCTCGGACGCCGAGCGCGATGCCGCCCGTTCCGAGCTTATTCGCGCCAACCTTCGTTTCGCGTTCTCGGTCGCCAAACAGTACCAGAACCGCGGTGTCCCCCTCGCCGACCTGGTGAGCGAGGCCAACGCCGGTCTTGTTCGCGCCGCCGACAAGTACGATCCGGACGTCGGCGTCAACTTCATCAGCTACGCGGTGTGGTGGATCCGGCAGGCGCTTCACTCCGCCGTGCAGCGGCAGAGCCGAACGGTGCAGGTGCCCCTCAACCGCGCGGCGGACCTGTCGCGTGTGTCGCGCGCTCAGGAACTGCTCCGCCAGCGCCTGTCGCGCGAGCCGTACGAGGAGGAGATCGCCAGCGTCGCCGACCTGTCGCTCGACGTCACGCGCGGACTCGTCGCACTGCTCCAGCCGACGCGATCGCTCGACGAGCCGGCCATTTCCGGTGAGCCGGGTCGTACGCTCGGCGAGACGCTCGTGCTCGACCGCGGTGAAGACGAAGACGTGCTTCCGGGCGGCATCGAGAGCGACTCGCGGCGTGAGGCGATCGGCCGCGCGCTCGACGTGCTGCCGCCGCGCGACCGCCGGGTGTTGATCCTGTACTTCGGTCTCGAGGGCAACCGTCCGATGACGTTGCAGGAGATCGCACGCGAGCTCGGTGTCACCCGTGAGCGGGTTCGCCAGCTCCGCGATCGGGCGCTCAAGCGGCTTCGCGAGAGCGACACGGCGGGAGTCCTGCGCGACGGGATGGCTGCGTAA
- a CDS encoding alpha/beta hydrolase has product MSNEINPVEYGSIAVDDLNVAYREAGDRANPKLVLLHGFPSSSHQHRDLIRALSHRFHLIAPDYPGFGLSDTPDPAIFSYTFDRIAQVIGRFLALKGFHRFGLFVQDYGGPVGFRLVDANPDALEWLIVQNSNGYEVGFSAAWAGLHALWTDRSEATEAPLRALLAREAVKQIYLHGAKRPDRVSPDAWESDIAMLQRPHAERLHLDLFHDYRTNVALYPKWQAYLRERQPETLIFWGQGDIFFTPAGGDAYLADLPSAELHRLDAGHFAVEEHLGYVAKHIELFYSARVASAKRSRAA; this is encoded by the coding sequence TTGTCGAACGAGATCAATCCCGTCGAGTACGGCAGCATCGCCGTCGACGATCTGAATGTCGCGTACCGCGAAGCCGGTGATCGCGCGAATCCCAAGTTGGTCCTGCTGCATGGATTTCCGTCGTCGTCGCACCAGCACCGCGATCTGATTCGCGCGCTGAGCCACCGCTTCCATCTCATCGCGCCGGATTATCCGGGCTTCGGTCTGAGCGACACCCCCGATCCGGCCATCTTTTCTTACACGTTCGACCGGATCGCGCAGGTAATCGGCCGATTCCTCGCGTTGAAGGGTTTTCACCGGTTCGGATTGTTCGTCCAGGATTATGGCGGTCCAGTTGGGTTCCGTCTCGTGGACGCCAACCCCGACGCGCTCGAGTGGCTGATCGTTCAGAACTCGAACGGATACGAAGTCGGGTTCAGCGCGGCGTGGGCCGGTCTTCACGCGCTGTGGACAGATCGCTCCGAGGCGACGGAAGCCCCGCTCCGCGCCTTACTGGCGCGCGAGGCGGTCAAGCAGATCTACCTGCACGGGGCGAAGCGTCCGGACCGGGTCAGCCCCGACGCGTGGGAGTCGGACATCGCCATGCTGCAACGGCCTCACGCCGAGCGACTGCACCTCGACCTCTTCCACGACTATCGCACGAACGTGGCGCTGTATCCCAAGTGGCAGGCGTATCTCCGCGAGCGGCAACCGGAAACGCTCATTTTCTGGGGACAGGGAGACATCTTCTTCACTCCCGCCGGCGGCGATGCCTATCTCGCCGATCTTCCGTCCGCCGAGCTGCATCGCCTCGATGCAGGTCATTTCGCGGTCGAGGAGCACCTTGGCTACGTCGCCAAGCACATCGAGCTCTTCTATTCGGCCCGAGTAGCGTCAGCGAAACGCAGCCGTGCCGCCTAG
- a CDS encoding L,D-transpeptidase family protein: MLLPLVGLAAALVVPAGDSAVSITRSGTPTVKVTPVTGVRSHIIADSIVVEKGKRTLTLYQTGIAVRTYRIALGGQPVGDKVKRGDGRTPEGLYFVDYKNGQSKYHLALHISYPDAIHVQQARKMGVSPGGDIMIHGLPPVYKSVGAAQADVDWTEGCIAVTDAEIDEIFTAVPKGAPIQIKP, encoded by the coding sequence ATGCTCCTTCCGCTGGTCGGCCTCGCTGCCGCGCTCGTCGTCCCCGCTGGAGATTCCGCCGTTTCGATCACGCGATCCGGGACGCCGACGGTCAAGGTCACGCCCGTGACCGGCGTGCGCAGCCACATCATCGCCGACAGCATCGTCGTCGAGAAGGGCAAGCGAACTCTTACGCTCTATCAGACGGGAATCGCCGTCCGCACGTACCGCATCGCGCTCGGCGGACAGCCCGTCGGCGACAAAGTGAAGCGCGGCGACGGGCGCACTCCCGAAGGTCTCTACTTCGTCGACTACAAGAACGGTCAGAGCAAATACCATCTCGCGCTGCACATCTCGTATCCGGATGCCATACACGTTCAGCAGGCGAGGAAGATGGGCGTCTCGCCGGGCGGCGACATCATGATCCACGGGCTGCCGCCGGTCTACAAGAGCGTGGGAGCGGCGCAGGCCGATGTCGATTGGACGGAAGGGTGCATCGCGGTGACGGACGCGGAAATCGACGAGATCTTCACCGCCGTGCCGAAGGGAGCGCCGATCCAGATCAAGCCCTGA
- a CDS encoding DUF4350 domain-containing protein — MSAPSAARSNIGRFNAASIAIALGVLTLFIALLTPEAPGRSAGGLSSFSTAPGGAGIVYELSGRFGWRTQRRITTLDSLRRRGDTSRTVQVVLAPSEPLGAHEIHNLLENVRKGGGLLFSLDGDDALADSLGVTAGFRAQLMTAAVDSSCERRAVSTADFFVVPPEVREIMWTRHAPGPVELLLHAGTGFGRPVSGVGLKMGKGHVAIVGGSDVFSNEAVRVCRLGADIAAMRLIEYTRPPTGTPPVLVFDEFHHGFGVHGGSLKAAVGYLRRAASGHLLAQALVAGLLLLFAMAPRPLVPRSATQIMRRSPLEHAAALGRAYEDVGATRTATSTLVSGLRRRMRGIVAVPASADDAAFLAAVARRIPSLAPRVEMVNRARTSDTGKRDFASVGKALSDIEDQLQSTPSTRS, encoded by the coding sequence GTGAGCGCTCCCTCGGCGGCGCGCTCCAACATCGGCCGGTTCAACGCGGCGAGCATCGCCATCGCGCTCGGGGTGCTCACGCTCTTCATCGCGTTGCTCACGCCCGAGGCGCCCGGACGGTCGGCGGGTGGGCTGAGCAGCTTCTCGACCGCGCCCGGCGGCGCGGGAATCGTCTACGAGTTGTCCGGGCGCTTCGGCTGGCGGACGCAGCGACGCATCACGACGCTCGACTCACTTCGCCGACGCGGCGACACGAGCCGCACCGTGCAGGTCGTGCTTGCTCCGAGCGAACCGCTTGGGGCTCACGAGATTCACAATTTGCTCGAGAACGTGCGCAAAGGCGGCGGGCTGCTTTTCTCGCTCGACGGCGACGATGCGCTGGCCGATTCGCTCGGCGTGACCGCAGGATTTCGCGCCCAGCTCATGACGGCGGCCGTCGATTCCAGCTGCGAGCGCCGCGCAGTTTCGACGGCCGACTTCTTTGTCGTCCCCCCCGAGGTGCGCGAGATCATGTGGACTCGTCATGCCCCCGGTCCGGTGGAACTGCTGCTTCACGCCGGCACCGGGTTCGGTCGGCCGGTGTCCGGCGTCGGGTTGAAGATGGGGAAGGGACACGTCGCGATCGTCGGAGGGTCGGACGTGTTCAGCAACGAGGCGGTTCGTGTCTGCCGCTTGGGGGCGGATATCGCGGCCATGCGGCTCATCGAGTACACGCGTCCGCCGACGGGAACGCCGCCCGTCCTCGTCTTCGACGAATTCCACCACGGATTCGGCGTCCATGGCGGAAGTCTCAAAGCGGCGGTCGGGTATCTACGGCGCGCGGCATCCGGGCATCTGCTCGCGCAGGCGCTCGTCGCCGGGCTGCTTCTGTTGTTCGCGATGGCGCCGCGGCCGTTGGTCCCCAGGAGCGCCACGCAAATCATGCGTCGTTCGCCGCTCGAGCACGCGGCGGCCTTGGGGCGCGCGTACGAGGACGTCGGCGCGACACGCACCGCGACGTCGACGCTCGTCAGCGGGCTGCGGCGACGAATGCGCGGCATCGTCGCCGTGCCGGCGTCCGCCGACGACGCCGCGTTTCTCGCCGCGGTCGCGCGAAGGATTCCGTCGTTGGCGCCACGCGTGGAGATGGTGAACCGGGCGCGCACGAGCGATACCGGCAAGCGCGACTTCGCTTCGGTTGGGAAGGCGTTGTCGGACATCGAAGACCAGTTGCAATCGACACCTTCAACTCGATCATGA
- a CDS encoding DMT family protein has translation MNPTIARSALLLVGSNVFMTFAWYAHLKNLGSRPLLVAIVASWGIAFFEYTLQVPANRIGFGAMTLGQLKIMQEVITLGVFVPFAVLYMRQPLKLDFLWAGLCMVGAVYFMFRG, from the coding sequence ATGAATCCCACGATCGCCCGCAGCGCGCTCTTGCTCGTCGGTTCCAACGTGTTCATGACGTTTGCCTGGTACGCCCACCTCAAGAACCTGGGCAGCCGTCCTCTGCTCGTGGCAATCGTCGCCAGCTGGGGAATCGCCTTTTTCGAGTACACTCTTCAGGTGCCGGCGAACCGCATCGGTTTCGGCGCGATGACACTCGGCCAGCTCAAGATCATGCAGGAAGTGATCACGCTCGGCGTGTTCGTGCCGTTCGCCGTGCTCTACATGCGCCAGCCGCTCAAGCTCGATTTCCTCTGGGCGGGGCTGTGCATGGTGGGCGCGGTCTACTTCATGTTTCGCGGCTAG
- a CDS encoding serine hydrolase: MVFRVVLLALAAGAVVAPPPMHAQGGSLGAPSATRAFPADSVVRSIIKQRVDDKRSAGIVVGMLDDDGRTRVVAYGDPGPGQPPLDANSVFEIGSISKVFTATVLAELVKEGRVHLEDPIDKFLPASVHVPERNGLKITLGTLSEQNSGLPRMPNNFRPKDPKNPYVDYGVPQLYDFVSHYTLTRDPGAQFEYSNLGVGLLGHVLTLITSQSYEEMERERVWKPLDMRNTGVVLTPWMKAHLALGHDEQGAVTSNWDLDALAGAGAIRSTTNDMLKFAAANVHPERGPLGPTMAFAQQERAPAGGPQQKIGLNWLSIHTAFGDTIVWHNGGTGGYRTFIGLAPSRHMAVVVMSNSGGEGADDIGMHLLDRGIPLQPKPIPPKKRTAIAVGRDVLQRYVGTYQLGPQLVLEVTLADSVLQVRPTGQNVADLFAESETDFFFKVVDAQITFTRDAQGTVTGLVLHQNGADLAAKRIR; encoded by the coding sequence ATGGTCTTCCGCGTTGTCCTTCTCGCGCTGGCCGCCGGAGCGGTCGTTGCACCGCCTCCGATGCACGCTCAAGGCGGATCGCTCGGCGCCCCTTCAGCGACGCGAGCGTTTCCGGCCGACTCGGTCGTGCGGTCGATCATCAAGCAGCGCGTGGACGACAAGCGCAGCGCCGGAATCGTCGTCGGCATGCTCGACGACGACGGCCGCACACGCGTCGTCGCCTATGGTGATCCGGGCCCCGGGCAGCCGCCGCTCGACGCAAATTCCGTCTTCGAGATCGGCTCCATCTCGAAGGTCTTCACGGCGACGGTGCTCGCCGAGCTGGTGAAGGAAGGACGGGTCCACCTCGAGGATCCGATCGATAAGTTCCTGCCCGCGTCGGTCCACGTGCCGGAGCGCAACGGGCTGAAGATTACGCTCGGCACACTTTCCGAGCAGAACTCCGGCCTGCCGCGGATGCCCAACAACTTCAGGCCCAAGGACCCGAAGAATCCATACGTCGACTACGGCGTGCCCCAACTCTACGACTTCGTCTCGCACTACACGTTGACGCGGGACCCCGGCGCGCAATTCGAGTACTCGAACCTCGGGGTCGGCCTCCTCGGCCATGTGCTGACGCTCATCACGAGTCAGTCGTACGAGGAGATGGAGCGGGAGCGCGTCTGGAAGCCGTTGGACATGCGAAACACCGGCGTCGTGCTCACGCCGTGGATGAAAGCACATCTCGCGCTCGGCCACGACGAGCAGGGAGCCGTGACGTCGAACTGGGACCTCGACGCGTTGGCTGGGGCCGGCGCGATCCGGTCGACGACGAACGATATGCTCAAGTTCGCCGCGGCGAACGTGCACCCGGAGCGCGGGCCCCTGGGGCCGACGATGGCGTTCGCGCAGCAGGAGCGCGCTCCAGCGGGCGGTCCGCAACAGAAAATCGGGCTCAACTGGTTGAGCATTCACACGGCATTCGGCGACACGATCGTCTGGCACAACGGCGGAACGGGCGGTTATCGCACGTTCATAGGCCTCGCGCCCTCACGCCACATGGCGGTCGTGGTGATGTCGAACAGCGGAGGAGAGGGCGCGGACGACATCGGCATGCATCTGCTCGACCGGGGGATCCCACTGCAGCCGAAGCCGATTCCACCGAAGAAGCGCACCGCGATCGCCGTGGGCCGCGATGTCCTTCAACGATACGTTGGCACGTATCAGCTCGGACCGCAGTTGGTGCTGGAGGTCACCTTGGCGGACTCGGTGTTACAGGTCCGTCCGACGGGGCAGAACGTCGCCGACCTGTTCGCCGAGTCGGAGACTGACTTCTTTTTCAAGGTGGTCGACGCACAGATCACCTTCACGCGCGATGCACAAGGAACCGTCACCGGGCTCGTCCTCCACCAGAACGGCGCCGATCTTGCCGCCAAGCGCATCCGATAG
- a CDS encoding DUF58 domain-containing protein translates to MAAGWWARLQAKRPWWRIYPTRRLAGVVLAAAVAWIVPVVGAKLALALIAAIAVAALADYLLLPRRYAIVVERGAPDMLGLGDAADITYTLRSSWAWSARATLYDRIPEGISGELGAGEHDVPPLDERSLALSVVGETRGRYALGPIAMRIVTPLGLLARIVVTPPKTDESITVVPSLTNVRRFRLLALQNRLSEAGVRALKLRGEGTAFAGLRDYVPGDDPRLLDWKATARHGRLISREQTIERSQTVLSLIDCGRAMTQLAGHYSRFEHVLSAALVLSDVAATSGDRVGLVAFDDQIRASVPPQRGDRALRALHRSLSGLEATLTEPDYLSAFRVLATSQRRRALVVFFTDVVSVRSAKNFIAYAGRSAQRHLLVVVAIQNEALMVAAKPSTEGATALYRSAAAEELVRERDEALARMRGAGLVVLDVSPARMAATVVNRYLEIKARGQL, encoded by the coding sequence ATGGCAGCCGGTTGGTGGGCGCGCCTGCAGGCGAAACGTCCGTGGTGGCGGATCTATCCGACGCGGCGGCTCGCCGGCGTCGTGCTCGCCGCCGCGGTCGCGTGGATCGTTCCGGTCGTCGGCGCGAAGCTCGCGCTCGCGCTGATCGCGGCGATCGCCGTCGCAGCGCTTGCCGACTACCTGCTCCTGCCGCGCCGCTACGCTATCGTCGTCGAGCGCGGTGCTCCGGACATGCTGGGACTCGGCGACGCCGCCGACATCACCTACACGCTGCGCTCGTCGTGGGCGTGGTCCGCGCGTGCGACGCTGTACGACCGCATTCCCGAAGGAATCTCCGGGGAGCTTGGCGCCGGCGAGCACGACGTGCCGCCGCTCGACGAACGTTCGCTCGCGCTGAGCGTCGTTGGCGAGACGCGCGGCCGGTACGCGCTTGGACCGATCGCGATGCGCATCGTCACTCCGCTCGGTTTGCTGGCGCGCATCGTCGTCACGCCGCCGAAGACGGACGAGTCGATCACGGTCGTCCCGTCGCTCACGAACGTGCGCCGGTTTCGACTCCTCGCGCTCCAGAATCGCCTGAGCGAGGCGGGGGTTCGCGCGCTCAAATTGCGCGGTGAAGGCACCGCGTTCGCCGGCCTGCGCGACTACGTCCCGGGCGACGATCCGCGCCTGCTCGATTGGAAAGCGACCGCGCGGCATGGCCGCCTGATCAGCCGCGAACAGACGATCGAGCGATCGCAGACAGTGCTCTCGCTCATCGACTGCGGACGCGCGATGACTCAGCTCGCCGGACACTATTCGCGCTTCGAGCACGTGCTCTCCGCCGCGCTCGTGTTGAGCGATGTGGCGGCGACGAGCGGCGATCGCGTCGGGCTCGTCGCCTTCGACGATCAGATTCGCGCGTCGGTCCCGCCGCAGCGCGGCGACCGCGCCCTGCGCGCGCTGCACCGCTCCTTGAGCGGACTCGAAGCAACGCTCACCGAGCCGGACTACCTATCGGCCTTCCGCGTCCTCGCGACTTCACAGCGGCGGCGCGCATTGGTGGTCTTCTTCACCGACGTCGTGAGCGTGCGCTCGGCGAAGAACTTCATCGCGTACGCTGGCCGCTCGGCCCAGCGCCACCTGCTCGTCGTCGTCGCGATTCAAAACGAAGCATTGATGGTCGCGGCCAAGCCGAGCACCGAAGGCGCGACCGCGCTCTATCGCAGTGCTGCAGCCGAGGAGCTGGTGCGCGAACGCGACGAAGCGCTCGCCCGCATGCGCGGCGCCGGCCTCGTCGTGCTCGACGTCTCCCCGGCGCGCATGGCTGCCACCGTAGTCAATCGATATCTGGAGATCAAGGCGCGAGGGCAGCTGTGA